Proteins co-encoded in one Cytophaga hutchinsonii ATCC 33406 genomic window:
- a CDS encoding T9SS type A sorting domain-containing protein, which yields MKKHLLAILSLLFISASLTAQTTNTYVVADNGPYMMSCSDTLITLADIYEKTGIRDLNDPNDNVSMYKMFRLQGSVITEDELTSIKYSDYSAVFIKKMNATAFPNSGVQIFLYVTIPPDKLFTADTLRYTVEKGATKNYTEDFFGKFIFFSSNNDETALSERILFTDESAGPGTGTESPISAVPNWSTRGAGKYKIKVQVSVCNPLDYFYDSIYVIITETPCLRLEIKDMPSVCRDEVLDLTPYVYLDGHAATASELAQMTFINKSLLSGPEEIFDPTMLDMTQMVNKTTRFPQIKINYQPNVDLGICTAFTYAPALTVPTKLITTDLILTKNNYGNTVYYTVDGDYYGFNDMFEKNVLKKLYLDNFAVHSGTRLDFYTDAALATPVIGNNLTPGTYYIAATDPECANDSTKFTINVKNKAFDIFWKSAPALGKGYYTFTAPVTEGAAYSWFVWGGSIVSGLNTNEVTVYYSEDAAPSVLVSCTITVTPANTRTNAVGTVTSSAVYITSDQNGDKVEITPELTTPIISSVAKSSLTAYPNPAKETFSLSGSGVYDVKIYNTLGQLVFANASYEATTPITLENKGLHVVYVTQKGISQVVKVIAE from the coding sequence ATGAAAAAACATTTATTAGCAATCCTTTCTCTTCTGTTTATTTCCGCTTCACTCACGGCGCAAACAACAAACACCTATGTTGTGGCAGACAACGGGCCTTATATGATGTCATGCAGTGATACGCTTATCACCCTTGCTGACATTTATGAAAAAACCGGCATTCGTGATCTGAACGACCCGAATGATAATGTGAGCATGTATAAAATGTTCCGCCTTCAGGGATCTGTTATTACTGAAGACGAATTAACGAGTATAAAGTACAGTGACTATTCCGCAGTATTTATTAAAAAAATGAATGCGACGGCTTTTCCGAATAGCGGCGTACAGATATTTTTGTATGTAACCATACCTCCTGACAAATTGTTTACTGCTGACACATTGCGATACACCGTTGAAAAAGGAGCTACGAAAAACTATACCGAAGATTTTTTCGGCAAATTTATTTTCTTCAGCAGCAACAATGATGAAACTGCTTTATCGGAGCGTATTTTATTTACCGATGAATCTGCCGGACCGGGTACCGGAACAGAATCACCTATCTCTGCAGTACCCAACTGGTCTACCAGAGGAGCAGGAAAATATAAAATCAAAGTACAGGTTTCTGTATGTAATCCATTAGATTATTTTTACGACAGTATTTATGTAATCATAACTGAAACTCCTTGTCTTAGATTGGAAATTAAAGATATGCCTTCGGTTTGCAGAGATGAAGTACTTGATTTAACACCATATGTATACCTGGATGGCCACGCTGCAACAGCATCTGAACTTGCTCAAATGACATTCATCAATAAAAGTTTATTATCCGGCCCGGAAGAAATCTTCGATCCGACAATGCTTGATATGACACAGATGGTTAACAAAACAACCCGTTTTCCTCAGATTAAGATCAACTATCAGCCCAATGTTGACTTAGGCATCTGTACAGCTTTCACGTATGCGCCTGCATTAACAGTACCAACAAAGTTAATTACAACAGATCTCATTCTTACAAAAAATAATTACGGGAATACGGTATATTATACCGTAGATGGCGATTATTACGGCTTCAATGATATGTTTGAAAAGAATGTACTGAAAAAACTGTATCTGGATAACTTTGCTGTGCATAGTGGCACCCGACTTGATTTTTATACCGATGCCGCACTTGCAACACCGGTTATCGGAAACAATTTAACTCCCGGCACTTATTACATCGCAGCTACTGATCCTGAGTGCGCCAATGACAGTACAAAATTTACAATAAATGTAAAAAATAAAGCGTTCGACATTTTCTGGAAAAGTGCGCCGGCACTTGGTAAAGGTTATTATACATTCACAGCCCCTGTTACCGAAGGTGCAGCATATTCCTGGTTTGTCTGGGGAGGCTCTATTGTATCCGGTTTAAATACAAATGAAGTAACGGTATATTATTCAGAGGATGCAGCTCCTTCCGTATTGGTTAGCTGTACAATAACAGTAACACCTGCTAACACACGCACAAATGCAGTAGGAACTGTTACCAGCTCTGCTGTGTATATTACTTCTGATCAAAATGGCGATAAAGTAGAAATAACACCTGAGCTTACCACGCCAATCATTTCAAGTGTAGCAAAAAGCTCTCTTACTGCCTATCCAAATCCTGCAAAAGAAACGTTCTCTTTATCAGGCTCTGGTGTGTATGATGTAAAAATTTACAATACGCTTGGGCAATTGGTTTTTGCAAACGCTTCTTATGAAGCAACTACACCAATTACTCTTGAAAATAAAGGTCTGCATGTGGTTTATGTAACACAGAAAGGTATTTCACAGGTGGTAAAAGTTATTGCTGAATAA
- a CDS encoding helix-turn-helix domain-containing protein yields the protein MKSVNERIKFLIEELNLNSRAFSLKLGVDPTIIHNIISGRMSMPSYVVLEKIVLTFDNVNAKWLLTGKGEKYTRAAESVSMVNDPLPVYEKSAKEISLENEIINLKGQIEAYKNVITSLSAKQ from the coding sequence ATGAAATCTGTTAATGAACGCATCAAATTTCTTATTGAAGAACTGAACCTGAATAGCAGGGCTTTTTCGTTGAAATTAGGCGTTGACCCAACAATTATACATAACATCATTTCAGGCAGAATGAGTATGCCATCATATGTAGTTTTAGAAAAGATTGTGTTGACATTTGACAATGTAAATGCAAAATGGCTGCTTACCGGTAAAGGAGAAAAATATACCCGGGCTGCAGAAAGCGTTTCTATGGTAAACGATCCGCTACCGGTGTATGAAAAATCAGCAAAGGAAATCAGTTTGGAAAATGAAATCATAAATTTAAAAGGTCAGATTGAGGCGTATAAAAACGTAATAACAAGTTTATCTGCTAAACAATAG
- a CDS encoding helix-turn-helix domain-containing protein has translation MEQIARKIKSLRGKSGLSQEAVYHDTGIHIGRIEAGQSNITVSTLDAICTYFDTDLETFFVEIKK, from the coding sequence ATGGAGCAGATTGCTCGCAAAATTAAATCGCTTCGCGGAAAAAGCGGTTTGAGTCAGGAAGCTGTGTATCACGATACGGGTATTCATATCGGAAGAATTGAAGCTGGTCAGAGTAATATAACGGTAAGCACGCTGGATGCAATCTGCACGTATTTTGATACCGATCTTGAAACATTTTTTGTTGAGATCAAAAAATAA
- a CDS encoding YkgJ family cysteine cluster protein: MLQLENISLQVENFYIALDEDLAAFQQKAGYSCITGCSKCCKSPAIETSILEMLPYAFHLYKNNTAESVYDSLLLTNSSVCNLYKPLKTDIQKGGCADYPHRALICRLFGFSFTRDKTGNATLFTCKDIKAAYPEVYDAANTEAAAGSPVPLATNYYNQLADIDYNLSQKQYPINEAMRLAIEMVLNQYYYNDPLNEAFKSAS; encoded by the coding sequence ATGCTGCAGCTGGAAAATATATCTTTACAAGTAGAAAATTTTTACATTGCTTTGGATGAAGATCTGGCAGCCTTTCAGCAAAAGGCTGGTTATTCATGCATTACAGGCTGTTCAAAATGCTGCAAATCACCTGCTATTGAAACAAGTATTTTGGAAATGCTTCCGTACGCGTTCCATTTGTATAAAAACAATACAGCTGAATCCGTATATGATAGCCTGCTGTTAACTAATTCATCTGTGTGCAACTTGTATAAACCGCTCAAAACGGATATACAAAAAGGCGGATGCGCAGATTATCCGCACCGTGCTTTAATCTGCAGATTGTTTGGATTTTCATTTACCAGAGATAAAACAGGAAACGCTACGTTGTTTACCTGTAAAGATATTAAAGCTGCCTATCCGGAAGTTTACGATGCTGCAAATACAGAGGCGGCAGCAGGTTCTCCCGTTCCGTTAGCAACAAATTATTATAACCAGCTGGCGGATATAGATTATAATCTAAGTCAAAAACAATATCCGATCAATGAAGCTATGCGCCTGGCAATTGAAATGGTTTTAAATCAGTATTATTATAATGATCCATTAAACGAAGCGTTTAAAAGTGCTTCATAA
- a CDS encoding O-acetylhomoserine aminocarboxypropyltransferase/cysteine synthase family protein, giving the protein MSFNFETLQLHAGQEVDPTTQSRAVPIYQTTSYVFKDSNHGANLFALKEFGNIYTRIMNPTTDVFEKRIAALEGGVAALATSSGQSAQFIALTNILQAGDNFVTTSFLYGGTYNQFKVSFKRLGIEARFAEGDQVASFEKLIDAKTKALYVETIGNPEFNIPDFEAFAALAKKHDLPLIVDNTFGAGGYLFRPLEHGANVVVESATKWIGGHGTSVGGVIVDGGNYNWGNGKFPQFSEPSEGYHGLVFWDVFGTNGPFGNIAFIIRARVEGLRDFGPSQSPFNSFLLLQGLETLSLRVDRHVQNAQKLAEWLEQHADVATVNYPGLQSSKYHNLAKKYLKRGFGGVLSFEIKGGKSRAAQFINSLKLASHLANVGDAKTLIIHPASTTHQQLSDEEQKVAGVSAGLLRVSVGIEHIDDIIADFEQAFETVKEIEHTVSVSEQV; this is encoded by the coding sequence ATGTCATTTAACTTTGAAACATTACAATTACACGCCGGCCAAGAAGTAGACCCTACTACACAGTCACGCGCAGTTCCTATTTATCAAACAACTTCTTATGTATTTAAAGATTCCAATCACGGAGCTAATTTATTTGCGCTGAAAGAATTTGGCAACATTTATACGCGTATCATGAATCCCACCACAGATGTGTTTGAAAAACGCATCGCTGCGCTCGAAGGCGGTGTAGCAGCACTTGCTACATCATCCGGACAATCGGCACAGTTCATTGCATTAACAAATATTCTGCAGGCAGGAGATAATTTTGTAACGACATCATTTTTATATGGCGGTACATACAATCAGTTTAAAGTTTCATTTAAACGATTGGGTATTGAGGCGCGCTTTGCCGAAGGTGATCAGGTTGCAAGTTTTGAAAAACTTATTGATGCCAAAACAAAAGCACTGTATGTAGAAACCATCGGCAATCCGGAGTTTAATATTCCGGATTTTGAAGCTTTTGCAGCATTGGCAAAAAAACATGACCTGCCGTTGATTGTAGATAATACGTTTGGTGCCGGCGGATATTTATTCAGACCATTGGAACATGGCGCCAATGTTGTAGTGGAGTCTGCAACAAAATGGATCGGCGGACATGGTACTTCTGTAGGCGGTGTAATTGTTGACGGTGGAAATTACAATTGGGGGAATGGTAAGTTTCCGCAATTCTCTGAACCATCTGAAGGATATCATGGATTAGTTTTCTGGGATGTGTTCGGAACAAACGGTCCGTTTGGAAACATTGCGTTTATCATTCGCGCGCGCGTGGAAGGGCTCCGCGATTTTGGTCCGTCTCAAAGTCCGTTCAACTCCTTCCTGTTACTGCAAGGTTTAGAAACACTTTCATTACGTGTGGATCGCCATGTACAGAATGCACAGAAACTTGCAGAATGGTTAGAGCAACATGCAGATGTTGCAACCGTAAATTATCCGGGTTTGCAAAGCAGCAAATATCATAACTTGGCAAAAAAATATTTAAAACGTGGTTTTGGCGGCGTATTATCTTTTGAAATTAAAGGCGGAAAATCACGTGCGGCACAGTTTATAAACAGCTTGAAATTAGCAAGCCATCTTGCTAATGTCGGCGATGCTAAAACGCTTATTATACATCCTGCTTCAACAACACATCAACAGTTAAGCGATGAAGAACAAAAAGTAGCAGGTGTATCAGCCGGGCTGTTGCGCGTGTCTGTTGGTATTGAGCACATCGATGATATTATTGCAGATTTTGAACAGGCATTTGAAACAGTAAAAGAAATTGAACATACAGTTTCTGTTTCAGAGCAGGTTTAA
- a CDS encoding methyltransferase domain-containing protein, with product MIIDQLRIQKNIPDEEFDAIYPFEIRELSERHWTSVFVAKTAADFLCNQRPVKVLDIGSGAGKFCFVGAALHPSSQFHGIDIRENFIQLSNNLKEQYAVANVSFFQQDALEMDLTGYGGIYFFNSFQEKIDPTSVIDHNSKVSVEQYIQYTNHIFNELNKVPAGTKLVTYYSEDFCVPGSFRLLATHFNGELKFYLKEMEPDESDEQLNQQDISEHIDRHTFLSE from the coding sequence ATGATTATTGATCAGCTACGTATTCAAAAAAATATTCCCGACGAAGAATTCGACGCCATCTATCCATTTGAAATCCGTGAGTTGTCTGAAAGACACTGGACATCGGTCTTTGTAGCCAAAACGGCAGCTGATTTTTTATGCAATCAACGTCCGGTAAAAGTGCTGGACATTGGCAGCGGCGCCGGGAAGTTTTGTTTCGTGGGTGCAGCCTTACATCCTTCTTCTCAATTTCATGGCATAGATATCCGCGAAAATTTTATTCAGCTTTCGAACAATCTAAAAGAACAATATGCGGTAGCAAATGTTTCGTTCTTTCAACAGGATGCCTTAGAGATGGATCTTACCGGCTATGGTGGTATTTATTTTTTCAATTCCTTTCAGGAAAAAATTGACCCGACTTCTGTTATAGATCACAACAGCAAAGTATCCGTTGAACAATACATTCAATATACCAATCATATATTTAATGAATTAAACAAAGTGCCTGCCGGCACAAAACTTGTCACATACTATTCCGAAGATTTTTGTGTACCTGGTTCTTTCCGTTTGCTAGCCACACATTTTAACGGTGAACTTAAATTTTATTTAAAAGAAATGGAACCGGACGAATCAGACGAACAGCTGAATCAGCAAGACATTTCTGAACACATCGACAGACATACCTTTCTGTCTGAATAA
- a CDS encoding AAA domain-containing protein yields the protein MEKILKTYRKRLYDLTTGNRSLLFLSLSAAQELDVSALHFIDKHAAFHTIEELLTEKKSIRISSVQEPRVEQVQLVSSSLKKIYRKLAQIYEERGLYECYVGWLFAEGKWKDGTPFRAPLLFFPVKLEMEGNGWFLRREEGRTIQLNKSLLLAFAHYHDLVLPDEVLEENFEDFSSDPLEFRTQIYEWLKKTKLEFLFSNEYFLNNIQPLKTYKRQEYQDRYHLGEMRIHPNAVLGIFPQAGSAIAADFDAWAENLSDTSLENFFADRNRIKLPNDPYKEDLMTPYSMDASQEFAIREVQMGKSIVIQGPPGSGKSETICNMICSAVAAGKKILVISHKRAALEVVAKRLGQKSLDDFFALVHDVKFDQRSLYTKIEKQIEHIESYQTINNGLDAIYMEREFAASVKLLTQLNTHSEEFRNALFDTRICGFSAHELYLKASTEEGTINLSDLYTCYPAKELERLIHAVQTYSIYAAIPYPHAELWKNRIEQPDMTSQTFELWQSKASVLKQAIDDFKQQLAVYKETRIATAFEYIASLKITLESVHALLQEDSTKKLWNAFFRPVDFAKASQLIESIAVIQKENQSLFSNYSLSELHALQALLSNAHKKSEGTFGWLLYAVFSPEYKILKKAAEYTNTALSAQTLQALTDKIKSALLVEALLKETAALTDLTIPLQDTDALQALTNVIQTFYKLLQPIEETNPSLYRHVIALNAAAAEQLIKHILHAHTTLTAAAANTSAYFSTPQQLYFIKDVDLLDEWMQFTGEHLNDVQHLDALLHSLNATDRICIQRLAVLSDAYPANKWAVLIEQSVLKHWIQHIELVYPILKSLDTLRWKQFAQDWTIHSEKRKALSLEMILGKLREQTYREIVFNRLQNRITYRDLQHQVTKKKRVWPMRKLMHEYAQEVFSLIPCWMMSPEQVSCVFPLEQLFDLIIIDEASQCYTEHSLPAMYRAKQIVIAGDSQQLPPSDLYRVRWDDDEENEPDIEIDSLLDLGERYLSSVLLKGHYRSRYPELIAFSNQQFYGNKLNYVPRYEDIHAAVKPITYRKVNGVWANSINKNEAEEVVRITLDYIQAGKHSIGIVCFNYQQASYIQDLLEQESVKKQFLLPEELFIKNIENVQGDERDIIIFSIGYAPDKNGKFSMLFGSLNMQGGEKRMNVAVSRARESVVLVCSIMPQELRTETLKHEGPRILKEYLQYAWDCQQFDRNAFFEKHAHTVSLASTAGRIMQVCNAHSPMQVNPVYPFATLTVTKQQAELLIDTDDIIYKNTEYAKYWHFNKPYVFTQKGWPYTQILSKNIYTKSETELLDQINTSGNSKLS from the coding sequence ATGGAGAAAATACTTAAGACATACCGCAAACGTCTCTACGATTTAACAACAGGAAATCGGTCCTTATTATTTTTGAGTTTATCTGCTGCTCAGGAATTAGACGTAAGTGCATTACATTTTATTGACAAACATGCCGCTTTTCACACCATTGAAGAATTATTAACTGAGAAAAAAAGTATACGCATCAGTTCCGTGCAGGAACCTCGGGTTGAACAGGTTCAGCTTGTATCTTCCTCGTTAAAAAAAATATACCGTAAGCTTGCGCAGATCTATGAAGAACGTGGTTTGTATGAATGTTATGTAGGCTGGCTATTTGCCGAAGGTAAGTGGAAAGATGGAACACCCTTCCGTGCGCCGCTTTTATTTTTCCCGGTAAAATTAGAAATGGAAGGTAATGGCTGGTTTCTTCGCAGAGAAGAGGGCCGTACCATACAACTGAATAAAAGTTTGCTGTTAGCCTTTGCGCACTACCACGATCTTGTATTGCCTGATGAAGTACTGGAAGAAAATTTTGAAGATTTTTCTTCCGATCCGCTGGAATTCCGCACACAAATTTATGAATGGTTAAAGAAAACCAAACTTGAATTTCTGTTCAGCAACGAATATTTTTTAAACAACATTCAGCCATTAAAAACATATAAACGCCAGGAGTATCAAGACCGTTATCACCTTGGTGAAATGCGCATTCACCCAAATGCCGTATTAGGAATATTCCCGCAGGCAGGCTCTGCTATTGCAGCCGATTTTGATGCATGGGCTGAAAATCTTTCGGATACCTCGCTGGAAAATTTCTTTGCAGACCGCAACCGTATTAAACTGCCGAATGACCCATACAAAGAAGACCTGATGACACCTTACAGCATGGACGCTTCGCAGGAGTTTGCCATACGTGAAGTACAAATGGGGAAATCCATTGTGATACAGGGCCCGCCCGGTTCAGGAAAATCTGAAACTATTTGTAACATGATCTGTTCTGCTGTAGCGGCAGGCAAAAAAATATTAGTTATTTCGCACAAACGTGCAGCCCTTGAAGTAGTCGCGAAACGTCTGGGGCAAAAATCACTGGATGATTTTTTTGCACTCGTGCACGATGTAAAATTTGATCAACGCAGTTTATATACAAAAATTGAAAAGCAAATTGAACATATTGAATCGTATCAAACCATTAACAATGGATTGGATGCGATTTATATGGAAAGGGAGTTTGCAGCTTCTGTAAAATTATTGACACAACTGAATACACACAGCGAAGAATTCAGGAATGCCTTATTTGATACACGCATTTGCGGTTTCAGTGCACATGAACTGTATCTGAAAGCCAGTACGGAAGAAGGAACGATCAACCTGAGCGATCTGTATACATGTTATCCGGCTAAAGAGCTCGAGCGGCTCATTCATGCAGTGCAGACGTACAGTATTTATGCAGCCATTCCTTACCCGCATGCAGAACTCTGGAAAAACAGAATAGAGCAGCCTGATATGACTTCACAAACGTTTGAATTGTGGCAATCAAAAGCCTCTGTTCTTAAACAGGCAATCGATGATTTTAAGCAACAGCTTGCTGTGTATAAAGAAACACGTATTGCAACTGCTTTTGAATACATTGCTTCATTAAAAATTACGCTTGAATCCGTTCACGCATTACTGCAAGAAGATTCAACTAAAAAATTATGGAACGCATTTTTCCGGCCGGTTGATTTTGCTAAAGCGTCTCAGCTAATAGAATCTATTGCTGTTATTCAAAAAGAAAATCAGTCGCTGTTTTCAAACTACAGTCTGAGTGAATTGCATGCACTGCAAGCATTGCTTTCGAATGCACATAAAAAATCTGAAGGTACATTTGGATGGCTTTTATATGCTGTTTTTTCTCCGGAATATAAAATTTTAAAAAAAGCAGCTGAATACACAAATACTGCCCTATCTGCACAAACACTGCAGGCATTAACAGACAAAATCAAATCAGCCCTTCTTGTTGAAGCGCTTCTAAAAGAAACGGCAGCGCTTACCGATCTTACCATTCCGTTACAAGACACCGATGCACTTCAGGCGTTGACTAACGTGATACAAACGTTCTATAAGCTGCTGCAGCCGATTGAAGAAACAAACCCGTCTCTGTACCGTCATGTCATTGCCCTGAATGCAGCGGCTGCAGAACAATTGATTAAACATATACTTCATGCACATACAACATTAACAGCAGCGGCGGCAAATACGTCTGCTTATTTCAGTACGCCACAGCAATTGTATTTTATTAAAGACGTAGACTTGCTGGATGAATGGATGCAATTTACAGGTGAACATCTCAACGACGTTCAACATCTTGATGCCTTACTGCATTCATTGAATGCAACCGACCGCATCTGCATCCAACGCTTAGCAGTGCTTTCCGATGCTTATCCCGCAAACAAATGGGCAGTACTTATTGAACAGTCTGTTTTAAAACACTGGATCCAGCACATTGAACTTGTCTATCCGATTCTTAAAAGTCTGGATACATTACGCTGGAAACAGTTTGCACAAGACTGGACCATTCATTCAGAAAAACGTAAAGCACTTTCGCTGGAAATGATCTTAGGCAAACTGCGTGAACAAACGTATCGGGAAATTGTTTTTAACAGATTACAAAATAGAATTACGTATCGGGATCTGCAGCATCAGGTAACGAAGAAAAAACGCGTATGGCCGATGCGGAAGCTGATGCATGAATATGCGCAGGAAGTTTTTTCTCTTATCCCCTGCTGGATGATGTCGCCCGAACAGGTTTCATGCGTGTTTCCGCTTGAACAATTGTTTGACCTGATCATTATTGATGAGGCTTCTCAATGTTATACCGAACATAGTTTACCTGCTATGTACCGTGCCAAGCAAATTGTGATTGCCGGAGACTCGCAGCAATTACCGCCGAGTGACCTGTATCGGGTACGCTGGGATGATGATGAAGAAAACGAACCCGACATTGAAATAGATTCATTGCTTGATCTGGGTGAGCGTTATTTGTCGAGTGTTTTATTGAAGGGGCATTACCGCAGCCGCTATCCGGAACTGATTGCGTTTTCAAACCAACAGTTCTACGGCAACAAATTAAATTATGTACCCAGATACGAAGACATCCATGCTGCTGTAAAACCCATTACATACCGCAAAGTGAATGGTGTATGGGCAAACAGCATCAATAAAAACGAAGCAGAAGAAGTTGTGCGCATAACACTGGATTACATTCAGGCAGGGAAACATTCTATTGGCATTGTTTGTTTCAATTATCAGCAGGCTTCTTACATTCAGGATCTATTAGAACAGGAGTCGGTAAAGAAACAGTTTTTGCTTCCTGAAGAACTTTTTATAAAAAATATTGAAAACGTTCAGGGAGATGAACGCGATATTATTATTTTCTCTATTGGTTATGCACCGGATAAAAACGGGAAATTCTCCATGCTCTTCGGAAGCTTAAATATGCAGGGAGGAGAAAAGCGTATGAATGTAGCTGTATCGCGTGCGCGCGAATCGGTTGTACTTGTTTGCAGTATTATGCCGCAAGAACTACGCACCGAGACATTAAAGCACGAAGGGCCGCGTATCTTAAAAGAATACTTACAATATGCATGGGATTGTCAGCAGTTTGACCGCAATGCTTTTTTTGAAAAACATGCGCATACGGTTTCACTTGCTTCTACAGCGGGCCGTATTATGCAGGTGTGCAACGCACATTCACCTATGCAGGTAAATCCTGTCTATCCATTTGCAACGCTAACCGTAACAAAACAGCAAGCTGAACTGTTGATTGACACAGACGACATTATTTACAAAAACACTGAGTATGCCAAATACTGGCACTTCAACAAACCGTATGTATTTACACAAAAAGGATGGCCGTACACACAGATCCTTTCAAAAAATATCTATACAAAATCGGAAACCGAACTTCTGGATCAGATAAACACATCCGGAAATTCAAAACTTTCTTGA